A region of the Paraburkholderia flava genome:
TTTGCCGCTGGTATGTATTGCCAGGTTTCATTGAATCGTCCGCCGTATTTCTTCACCGATCCGATCCGCATGAATGCTTCGCTGCTTCCCATCGTCGCGCTGACCCGCGACGATCTCCCGATCGATACCGTCGAGCTGGCGCGCTTCATGGTCGGCCAGTATCTCGTTCATGATCTGCCCGAAGGACGGTTGAGCGGACGCATCGTAGAGACCGAGGCGTACCCGCTCGGCGATTCGACGAGCCATGCGTTTCAAGGGCGGCGCCCGTACAACGGTTCGATGTTTCTCGCGCGCGGTCATGCGTATGTGCGGCTTACGTATGGGCTGTCGTACATGCTCAATATGTCGAGCGAGCTTGAGGACGTAGGCGCGGGGATTCTGATTCGAGCGGTCGAGCCGCTCGAGGGCATCGCCGCGATGGAGGCACGCCGTCCCGGTATCAAGCGTCTCGATCTCGCGCGCGGCCCCGGCCGCCTGACGATGGCGTTCGGCATCGGTCCGTCGTTCGATGATACGGATCTATGTGCGGGACACGGCTTGTGGATCGGCAGGCTCGCGACGAATCCCGCAAGCGTGCCGGAGGTGGGCGCGACGAAACGGATCGGTCTGTCGCGCGAGATGCATCGGCTGCTGCGTTTTTACGAAGTGGGGAGTCCGTTCGTCAGCGGGCCGCGCAAGTTGCTCGTGCCGCCGCCCCCGGGTGCTTCGCTCGACGAATGAATGCCCGACGCGGTCGCGGTTCGGCAGTATTTTCCTTCGTCTGACATCTCTGCAATTATTGCGCGCTGCTGCGTTGCTATCCGGCGGATAGGCTCACTCTTCAAGCATTGTTGCCGATCTGGCAAATATGTTTCTCCCGATTAAGGGTTTTCCCTTGATGCTCTGCCTCCTACACTGAAGTCACTCGCTTCCACATGGTGTGAGAAGCAGAGCAGAAAAAACATCTGGAGGTAATTATCATGAAGACGTTCATCAAGGCAGCACTCATCGCCACCGTTCTTGCAGCTCCGGTTGCATCGTTCGCTCAATCGGCCGATCAAGGCCTCACGCGTGCTCAAGTGCGTTCGGAGCTGATTCAGGTCGAACAGGCCGGCTACAACCCGGCGCAATCGTCGGACGCGCAATACCCCGCTAACATCCAGGCCGCCGAACATCGCGTCGATGTGCAATCCGGTATCGCGCAAGCGCAACTGCCGGTCGCGGACACGAGCGGCTATGGTTCGTCGACGAACGGTTCGTCGCAATCGGGTGCCGTGCAACCGGCTAGCCCGCAACGCTCGATCTACTTCGGTAACTGATTGGCGCAGCCATGCGGCGGGCAGGTTGATGTCCGTCGCGTACGCAGTGCACGCGAAGTAACCAGCGAAGTACTCAGGTAAGCAGATACAGGTTTCCAGCGGGCGCGTCGGATGAATGGCGCCCCGCTGGATCTCGCGCGACGCATGCGCGCTGACCATTCATGCACGGCAGGCGGACGTTGCTTCATACGTTGTCCGCAGCCGCTACAAGTTTCCAGGAACCTCCGCCGCCGCAAGGTGGCTTCGCCCAACCATCACGGCTTGGGCTTTTTTTGCTGCGAAACGGTTCAGGTGTGCTCGCCGGAGATGTACTGCTCGAGCTGCTGGATCGTGAATCGCTGCTCGGCGATGATGTTTTTCACCAGATCGCCGATCGATACCATCCCCACCAGTTTCTCCCGATCGATGACAGGCAGATGACGCATCCGGTGATCGGTCATCAGCGCCATGCATTCGTCGGTCGTCTGGTCGAGCCGTACGAAGCGCACGGCCTTGCTCATGATGTCCCGCACCGGTGTGTCCTTCGACGAGCGTTCCATCAGTACGACCTTGCGCGCGTAGTCGCGCTCCGTGACGATGCCGGCGATCGCGTCGCCGTCGGTGACGATCAGCGCACCGATCTGCCGGTCGGCCATCAGCTTGATCGCGTCGAACACCGAGTCCGATGCGGCGATCGTGTAGACGTCATGGTTCGGCTTCGACTTGAGTACCTGGGAAACGCTAGTCATGGGGCGGCTCCGTTTTCGCAGTGCAGCACGCCAGCGTGTGACGCGCCGTGGTGAGGACAGACGGCTCCAGTATAGGCGGCAGCGGCGCGCGCGTCGCGTGCCTGTCGCGTGCATTAAGGCAGGGGCCGCGCGGCCGGGCGGTGCGTCCGATCGATTAGCGGTA
Encoded here:
- a CDS encoding DNA-3-methyladenine glycosylase, with the translated sequence MNASLLPIVALTRDDLPIDTVELARFMVGQYLVHDLPEGRLSGRIVETEAYPLGDSTSHAFQGRRPYNGSMFLARGHAYVRLTYGLSYMLNMSSELEDVGAGILIRAVEPLEGIAAMEARRPGIKRLDLARGPGRLTMAFGIGPSFDDTDLCAGHGLWIGRLATNPASVPEVGATKRIGLSREMHRLLRFYEVGSPFVSGPRKLLVPPPPGASLDE
- a CDS encoding DUF4148 domain-containing protein, encoding MKTFIKAALIATVLAAPVASFAQSADQGLTRAQVRSELIQVEQAGYNPAQSSDAQYPANIQAAEHRVDVQSGIAQAQLPVADTSGYGSSTNGSSQSGAVQPASPQRSIYFGN
- a CDS encoding CBS domain-containing protein, which translates into the protein MTSVSQVLKSKPNHDVYTIAASDSVFDAIKLMADRQIGALIVTDGDAIAGIVTERDYARKVVLMERSSKDTPVRDIMSKAVRFVRLDQTTDECMALMTDHRMRHLPVIDREKLVGMVSIGDLVKNIIAEQRFTIQQLEQYISGEHT